One uncultured Gellertiella sp. genomic window carries:
- a CDS encoding IclR family transcriptional regulator, with amino-acid sequence MGTIGKALRLLDLISGLEQDAGLSEIARASGLDKATARRFLVALQAHGFLEQDHETRKYRIGGAPVRLAQIRESRLPLVQRAIPLLRALASRFEETVHMGEFSGGRLSTIHAEEPARAHRISARIGTVLPLHATASGLAYLSFCPPVLLEEYLALPRSRYTDQTVTDEWQLRALVAEIRDRGYSINRQGLEGGMVSVAAPILAGGRPPIGTVAIAAPLARTDDKAIATYGTAVRETAAALSSTLFSAQQPSTRTVWTGKALTREEYQTLGTGFPGTIPGLTGRQDEGEKV; translated from the coding sequence ATGGGAACGATCGGCAAGGCGCTGAGACTGCTCGACCTGATTTCAGGGCTGGAGCAGGACGCGGGCCTGAGCGAGATTGCCCGGGCGAGCGGGCTCGACAAGGCCACCGCCCGCCGTTTCCTGGTGGCCCTTCAGGCGCATGGTTTCCTCGAGCAGGACCACGAGACACGGAAATACCGGATTGGCGGTGCGCCGGTGCGGCTGGCACAGATCCGCGAGAGCCGGTTGCCGCTGGTCCAGCGTGCCATTCCGCTGCTGCGGGCATTGGCGTCCCGCTTCGAGGAAACCGTGCATATGGGGGAGTTTTCGGGAGGCAGGCTTTCGACCATCCATGCCGAAGAGCCGGCCCGTGCCCACCGGATCAGTGCCAGGATCGGCACCGTGCTGCCGCTGCATGCGACGGCTTCCGGACTTGCCTATCTCTCCTTCTGCCCGCCGGTGCTGCTCGAGGAGTATCTTGCCCTGCCGCGCAGCCGGTATACCGACCAGACGGTGACCGACGAATGGCAATTGCGCGCCCTGGTCGCCGAAATCCGGGATCGCGGCTATTCGATCAATCGCCAGGGGCTTGAAGGCGGGATGGTCAGTGTCGCAGCCCCGATTCTCGCGGGCGGGCGTCCCCCCATCGGCACGGTCGCCATTGCCGCACCGCTGGCGCGCACCGACGACAAGGCCATCGCCACCTATGGCACCGCAGTTCGCGAGACTGCCGCAGCGCTGTCCTCGACGCTGTTTTCCGCACAACAGCCCTCCACCCGCACCGTCTGGACCGGAAAGGCCCTGACCCGCGAGGAATACCAGACCCTTGGCACCGGCTTCCCCGGCACGATCCCGGGCCTTACGGGCCGGCAGGACGAGGGCGAAAAGGTCTGA
- a CDS encoding precorrin-8X methylmutase yields the protein MPDYDYIKDGTAIYEKSFAIIRSEADLSRFSEAEADVAVRMVHACGLVDAARHFVFSPDFVTAARTALAAGAPIFCDAQMVAKGVTHARLPANNEVICEISNPETVGIAREIGNTRSAAAIRLWLERMAGSVVAIGNAPTALFYLLELLRDGAPKPAAILGMPVGFVGAAESKDALAENSYGVPYAIVRGRLGGSAMTAAALNSLARPGL from the coding sequence ATGCCTGACTACGATTACATAAAAGACGGCACTGCCATCTACGAAAAATCCTTCGCGATCATCCGCAGCGAGGCGGATCTTTCCCGTTTTTCCGAAGCGGAAGCCGATGTTGCGGTGCGGATGGTGCATGCCTGCGGGCTGGTCGATGCCGCCCGGCATTTCGTCTTTTCGCCGGATTTCGTCACTGCCGCCCGGACAGCGCTTGCCGCCGGTGCACCGATCTTCTGCGATGCGCAGATGGTGGCCAAGGGCGTCACCCATGCACGGTTGCCCGCCAATAACGAGGTGATCTGCGAAATCTCCAATCCCGAGACGGTCGGGATCGCCCGCGAGATCGGCAATACCCGTTCTGCTGCCGCAATCCGGCTGTGGCTGGAGCGGATGGCCGGATCGGTGGTGGCCATCGGCAATGCGCCGACGGCGCTGTTCTACCTGCTCGAACTGTTGCGCGACGGTGCGCCGAAGCCTGCCGCCATTCTCGGCATGCCGGTCGGTTTTGTCGGCGCGGCGGAATCGAAGGATGCACTGGCGGAAAATTCGTATGGCGTTCCCTATGCCATCGTCCGTGGTCGCCTCGGCGGCAGCGCGATGACGGCGGCGGCGCTGAATTCACTGGCGAGGCCGGGCCTTTGA
- a CDS encoding precorrin-3B C(17)-methyltransferase: MSGILHVIGTGPGAPEQMTPEARAAVEASTSFFGYFPYIDRLNLRPDQQKIASDNREELDRAKAALIRAAAGEKVCVVSGGDPGVFAMAAAVCEAIDAGPAEWRDVDLVVTPGVTAMLAVAARIGAPLGHDFCAISLSDNLKPWEVITRRLELMAEAGMVIALYNPISKARPWQLGAAFELLRSVLPATVPVIFGRAAGRPDERMLVMPLGKADATRADMATCVIIGSPETRIIERPGKPDLVYTPRFLTGDSR; encoded by the coding sequence ATGAGCGGCATCCTGCATGTGATCGGCACCGGTCCGGGTGCGCCCGAGCAGATGACGCCGGAAGCAAGGGCGGCGGTCGAGGCCTCCACCTCGTTCTTCGGCTATTTCCCCTATATCGACCGGCTGAACCTGCGCCCCGACCAGCAGAAGATCGCCTCCGACAACCGCGAGGAACTGGATCGCGCCAAGGCGGCGCTGATCCGGGCTGCGGCGGGCGAAAAGGTCTGTGTGGTCTCGGGTGGCGATCCCGGCGTTTTCGCCATGGCGGCTGCGGTCTGCGAGGCCATCGATGCCGGGCCTGCCGAATGGCGGGACGTGGATCTGGTCGTCACCCCCGGCGTCACCGCCATGCTGGCGGTTGCGGCAAGGATCGGCGCGCCGCTCGGCCATGATTTCTGCGCGATTTCGCTGTCGGACAATCTGAAGCCCTGGGAGGTGATCACCCGCCGCCTTGAGCTGATGGCGGAAGCGGGCATGGTGATTGCGCTTTATAATCCGATCAGCAAGGCCCGGCCCTGGCAGCTGGGGGCGGCCTTCGAGCTGCTGCGTTCGGTTCTGCCTGCCACCGTTCCGGTGATCTTCGGCCGCGCCGCCGGTCGCCCGGACGAGCGCATGCTGGTGATGCCGCTTGGGAAGGCGGATGCGACACGCGCCGACATGGCGACCTGCGTCATCATCGGCTCGCCGGAAACCAGGATCATCGAGCGGCCCGGCAAGCCTGATCTCGTCTATACGCCACGGTTCCTGACCGGGGACAGCAGGTGA
- the cbiE gene encoding precorrin-6y C5,15-methyltransferase (decarboxylating) subunit CbiE, whose translation MAEAISSRYGRWLTLIGLGEDGPAGLGAEAQELIGDAALVCGGARHLDLVARLMTGERHVWLSPFERSMELVESKRGQKVVVLASGDPFHYGVGVTLCRRLPRDEMRVIPAPSSFSLAASRLGWALQEVGTVSLHGRPVDLIRPHLHPGARLIALTSDERGPAELAALLTESGFGDSEMTVLEALGGPQERVTRQVARSFAMTGINSLNVCALTLRADEGARILAYANGLDDGLFESDGQLTKREVRAATLSALAPRHGELLWDIGGGSGSISIEWMLGHPSLRAIAIEGMPERAARIRRNARCFGVPGLTVVEGMAPQALEGLPVPDAIFIGGGGSEPGVMQAAIEALPEGGRLVANGVTLEMEAVLNDCFTRLGGSLTRIDIQRASPVGRMHGWRAAMPVTQWAWVKKR comes from the coding sequence ATGGCTGAGGCGATTTCTTCCAGATACGGGCGCTGGCTCACCCTTATCGGCCTGGGCGAGGATGGTCCAGCCGGGCTTGGGGCCGAGGCACAGGAATTGATCGGTGACGCCGCCCTCGTCTGTGGCGGTGCGCGGCATCTGGATCTCGTGGCCCGGCTGATGACGGGCGAAAGGCATGTCTGGCTGAGCCCCTTCGAGCGCTCGATGGAACTGGTCGAAAGCAAGCGGGGCCAGAAGGTCGTGGTGCTCGCCTCCGGCGATCCCTTTCACTATGGCGTCGGCGTGACGCTCTGCCGGCGGCTGCCGCGCGACGAGATGCGGGTGATCCCGGCCCCTTCCTCCTTCTCGCTCGCCGCCTCCAGGCTCGGCTGGGCGCTGCAGGAGGTCGGGACCGTGTCGCTGCATGGCCGTCCGGTCGACCTCATCCGCCCGCATCTCCATCCCGGTGCGCGGCTGATCGCGCTTACCTCGGATGAGCGGGGCCCGGCGGAGCTTGCAGCGCTGCTGACCGAAAGCGGTTTCGGCGATAGCGAGATGACCGTGCTCGAAGCGCTCGGCGGGCCGCAGGAGCGGGTGACGCGACAGGTCGCCCGCAGCTTCGCGATGACCGGTATCAACAGCCTCAATGTCTGCGCCCTCACGCTGCGCGCCGACGAGGGGGCGCGGATCCTTGCCTATGCCAACGGGCTCGACGACGGGCTGTTTGAAAGCGACGGGCAGTTGACCAAGCGGGAAGTGCGCGCCGCGACCCTTTCGGCGCTCGCCCCCCGGCATGGAGAATTGCTGTGGGATATCGGCGGCGGTTCCGGCTCGATCTCGATTGAATGGATGCTCGGCCATCCCTCGCTGCGGGCGATTGCCATCGAGGGCATGCCCGAGCGTGCCGCCCGCATCCGCCGCAACGCGCGGTGTTTTGGCGTGCCCGGTCTGACCGTGGTGGAGGGCATGGCCCCTCAGGCGCTTGAAGGACTGCCGGTGCCCGATGCGATCTTCATCGGCGGCGGCGGCAGCGAGCCCGGTGTGATGCAGGCGGCGATAGAGGCGCTGCCTGAAGGTGGCAGGCTGGTCGCCAATGGCGTGACGCTCGAAATGGAAGCGGTTCTGAACGACTGCTTTACGCGCCTTGGCGGATCGCTGACCCGCATCGACATCCAGCGCGCCAGCCCGGTCGGCCGGATGCATGGCTGGCGGGCGGCGATGCCCGTGACCCAATGGGCCTGGGTCAAGAAGAGATGA
- the cobM gene encoding precorrin-4 C(11)-methyltransferase, producing the protein MAVHFIGAGPGAADLITVRGRDLIGKCPVCLYAGSIVSPELLQYCPPGARIVDTAPMSLDEIETEYLKAAAEGQDVARLHSGDLSVWSAVAEQIRRLERHGISYTMTPGVPSFAAAASVLGRELTIPGVAQSLVLTRVSGRASPMPNGETLAGFGATGATLAIHLAIHSLPQIVEELTPLYGADCPVIIICKATWPDQRIVRGRLSDIEAKVAEDPIDRTALIFVGPGLAAEDFQESSLYDPVYQRRFRGRDSF; encoded by the coding sequence ATGGCGGTTCATTTCATCGGGGCAGGGCCGGGGGCTGCGGATCTGATCACCGTCAGGGGGCGCGACCTGATCGGAAAATGTCCGGTCTGCCTTTATGCCGGCTCGATCGTCTCGCCGGAGCTCCTGCAATATTGCCCGCCCGGCGCGCGCATCGTCGATACCGCCCCGATGTCGCTTGACGAGATCGAGACGGAATATTTGAAGGCGGCGGCTGAAGGCCAGGATGTGGCGCGGCTTCATTCCGGCGATCTCTCGGTCTGGAGTGCGGTTGCCGAACAGATCCGGCGGCTGGAGCGGCACGGCATTTCCTATACCATGACCCCCGGCGTGCCCTCCTTCGCCGCAGCTGCTTCCGTGCTCGGGCGGGAGCTGACCATTCCGGGCGTTGCCCAGAGCCTGGTGCTGACACGCGTATCAGGCCGGGCCTCGCCGATGCCGAATGGCGAGACGCTGGCGGGTTTCGGCGCGACCGGGGCGACGCTGGCCATCCACCTCGCCATTCATTCGCTGCCTCAGATCGTCGAAGAACTGACACCGCTCTATGGCGCCGATTGCCCGGTCATCATCATCTGCAAGGCCACCTGGCCGGACCAGCGGATCGTGCGCGGCAGGCTGTCCGACATCGAGGCAAAGGTGGCGGAAGATCCGATTGACCGGACGGCACTGATCTTCGTCGGTCCCGGTCTGGCGGCCGAGGATTTTCAGGAAAGCTCGCTCTATGATCCCGTCTACCAGCGCCGGTTCCGGGGCCGCGACAGCTTCTGA
- a CDS encoding cobalt-precorrin-6A reductase, whose amino-acid sequence MQKHRILVLGGTTEARGLCERLAADPRLDITLSLAGRTLDPRPQPVPVRSGGFGGADGLASWLRSENIDLLIDATHPFAAQISQNAAEAAAITGVPLLALCRPGWERQEGDRWIEVGSVREAVDALPETPARVFLAIGRQEARQFSARPHHAYLVRSVDPVMPPLDVPEARYILDCGPFDEKAELALLSAERIGVIVAKNSGGSATYGKIAAARSLGIPVIMIGRRIPPDVRTVGTVDAACADIDHLLSPVRNRGV is encoded by the coding sequence ATGCAGAAACACCGTATCCTTGTTCTCGGCGGCACCACCGAAGCCCGTGGCCTGTGCGAACGGCTGGCGGCAGATCCGCGCCTTGATATCACGCTTTCGCTCGCGGGCAGAACCCTCGATCCGCGCCCGCAGCCGGTGCCGGTGCGCAGCGGCGGTTTTGGCGGGGCAGACGGACTGGCAAGCTGGCTCCGGAGCGAGAATATCGATCTCCTGATCGATGCCACCCATCCCTTTGCCGCGCAGATCTCGCAAAATGCCGCCGAAGCCGCCGCCATCACCGGCGTGCCGCTGCTGGCCCTTTGCCGCCCGGGCTGGGAACGGCAGGAGGGTGACCGCTGGATCGAGGTCGGCTCGGTCAGGGAGGCGGTGGACGCGCTGCCCGAAACCCCTGCCCGGGTGTTTCTCGCCATCGGCAGGCAGGAAGCCCGGCAATTCTCGGCCCGTCCGCACCATGCCTATCTCGTGCGCAGCGTCGATCCCGTCATGCCGCCGCTGGATGTGCCGGAAGCCCGCTACATCCTCGATTGCGGCCCCTTCGACGAAAAGGCCGAACTTGCGCTGCTCAGCGCGGAAAGGATCGGCGTGATCGTGGCAAAGAACAGCGGCGGCAGCGCCACCTACGGCAAGATCGCCGCCGCCCGCAGCCTCGGCATTCCGGTGATCATGATCGGGCGGCGCATACCGCCAGATGTCAGGACGGTCGGGACGGTGGATGCCGCTTGCGCTGACATCGATCACCTGCTGTCCCCGGTCAGGAACCGTGGCGTATAG
- the cobG gene encoding precorrin-3B synthase, translating into MSSGTAPLFRTADDQPVASTRRGVCPSLSKPMQTGDGLLVRLRPASGGLTPAELAAIARAAAEFGNGILEVTARGNLQIRGLTAETVQPLTEAVFATGIDLATGLAVETPPLSGLDSAEIVDARRLAARLRQAVAAEEPPLRLAAKLSVIVDGGGPFSLDAVVADLRLKATRHRTGTGWALSLGGTAETARPVALYEEADVVGVVMEMLRQLHGRGTEARGRDIDITGLPARGHSHVSSRRKAAILRPAGLHPLADGSVVAGLGLAFCQVKSADLLSLCDEAARLDVGEFRLAPNHGFLIPGLDARRADQLLVFAAGLGFLASPDDPANSVSVCAGIAGCASAFFDTHAAARLLIREVPELLDGSHDLHLSGCPKGCAHPAPALLTLVGAPLGYGLVVNGPASHSPQAYIAANDVATAVQGLLSLVRTRKDAGESARSCLTRLGSAEIAAALRQE; encoded by the coding sequence ATGAGTTCAGGTACCGCCCCGCTTTTCAGAACCGCCGACGACCAGCCCGTCGCCTCGACCCGTCGTGGCGTCTGCCCGTCGCTGTCGAAACCGATGCAGACAGGCGATGGCCTGCTGGTGCGGCTGCGTCCGGCTTCGGGCGGGCTGACGCCTGCCGAACTCGCCGCGATTGCCCGGGCGGCAGCCGAATTCGGCAATGGCATTCTGGAAGTGACCGCGCGCGGCAATCTGCAGATCCGGGGATTGACGGCCGAGACCGTTCAGCCGCTGACGGAGGCGGTGTTTGCGACCGGTATCGATCTTGCCACCGGACTTGCGGTCGAGACGCCGCCTTTGTCGGGCCTTGATTCCGCCGAAATCGTCGATGCCCGACGGCTGGCCGCCCGGTTGCGGCAGGCGGTGGCAGCCGAGGAGCCGCCGCTCCGGCTTGCCGCCAAGCTTTCCGTCATCGTCGATGGCGGTGGCCCCTTCAGCCTTGATGCGGTGGTCGCCGATCTCCGCCTGAAGGCGACACGCCACCGGACCGGGACGGGATGGGCGCTGTCGCTCGGCGGCACCGCCGAAACCGCAAGGCCGGTTGCCCTTTATGAGGAGGCCGATGTTGTCGGCGTGGTGATGGAGATGCTGCGGCAATTGCATGGTCGCGGAACCGAAGCGCGGGGCAGGGATATCGACATCACGGGGCTTCCCGCCCGCGGCCATTCCCATGTTTCCTCGCGCCGGAAGGCCGCGATCCTGCGGCCCGCCGGGCTGCATCCACTGGCTGATGGTTCTGTCGTCGCCGGGCTTGGCCTTGCCTTCTGCCAGGTCAAGTCTGCCGACCTCCTGTCGCTCTGCGACGAGGCTGCCCGGCTTGACGTCGGCGAGTTCCGGCTTGCACCCAACCATGGCTTCCTGATCCCCGGTCTCGACGCCCGGCGTGCCGACCAGTTGCTGGTCTTCGCGGCGGGCCTTGGCTTTCTTGCCTCTCCCGATGATCCCGCCAATTCGGTTTCGGTCTGTGCCGGGATCGCGGGCTGTGCTTCCGCCTTTTTCGACACCCATGCGGCGGCGAGGCTGTTGATCAGGGAGGTGCCCGAACTTCTCGACGGCAGCCATGACCTGCACCTCTCCGGCTGCCCCAAGGGCTGCGCCCATCCGGCCCCGGCTCTCCTGACGCTGGTCGGTGCGCCATTAGGCTATGGACTTGTCGTAAATGGTCCCGCATCCCACTCGCCACAGGCCTACATCGCTGCTAATGACGTGGCGACCGCCGTTCAGGGGCTTTTGTCCCTTGTGCGCACCCGGAAAGACGCTGGCGAATCGGCGCGCTCCTGCCTTACACGGCTGGGCTCCGCCGAAATTGCCGCTGCCTTGCGACAGGAATAG
- a CDS encoding precorrin-2 C(20)-methyltransferase: MTALQATQRSGRLIGVGTGPGDPDLLTVKAVKALAEADVLAYFAKEGRRGNGRTIVDGIVREGMPELPLYYPVTTEIHKDHADYKSQITAFYDASAAAVARELEAGRTVAILSEGDPLFYGSYMHLHVRLAHRFPTEVIPGITAMSGCWSMAGLPIVQGDDVLSVLPGIMDEAELVRRLKDTEAAVIMKVGRNLPKIRRALEAAGKLGQALYVERGTMKNSGMISLAEKADDTAPYFSLVLVAGWKDKPSESVE; this comes from the coding sequence TTGACCGCGCTTCAGGCAACGCAGAGGTCCGGGCGGCTGATCGGCGTCGGCACCGGTCCCGGCGACCCTGACCTTTTGACCGTCAAGGCGGTCAAGGCACTGGCAGAGGCCGATGTGCTCGCCTATTTCGCCAAGGAAGGCCGTCGCGGCAACGGGCGCACCATCGTTGATGGCATCGTGCGCGAGGGCATGCCGGAACTGCCGCTCTATTATCCCGTCACCACCGAGATCCACAAGGATCACGCCGACTACAAGAGCCAGATCACGGCCTTCTATGACGCCTCGGCTGCCGCCGTTGCCCGCGAGCTTGAGGCGGGACGCACGGTAGCCATCCTGTCGGAAGGCGATCCGCTGTTTTATGGCTCCTACATGCATCTGCATGTCCGGCTTGCCCACCGCTTCCCGACGGAAGTGATCCCCGGCATTACCGCGATGTCGGGCTGCTGGTCGATGGCGGGCTTGCCGATCGTGCAGGGCGACGATGTTCTGTCGGTGCTGCCCGGCATCATGGACGAGGCGGAACTTGTCCGTCGGCTGAAGGATACCGAAGCCGCCGTGATCATGAAGGTTGGCCGCAACCTGCCAAAGATCCGCCGGGCGCTCGAAGCCGCAGGCAAGCTCGGGCAGGCGCTCTATGTCGAGCGCGGCACGATGAAGAATTCAGGCATGATCAGCCTTGCCGAAAAGGCCGATGACACCGCGCCCTATTTCTCGCTGGTGCTGGTCGCCGGCTGGAAGGACAAGCCTTCCGAGAGCGTCGAATGA
- a CDS encoding mannose-1-phosphate guanylyltransferase/mannose-6-phosphate isomerase codes for MSQKIVPVIMAGGKGTRLWPLSRSSAPKQFIRFIGDRTLFQKTLERVADTALYEAPVVVTNEEFRFLVAEQAREIGMTLATIILEPVARNTAPAVAAAAALIRTTSGDTALMQLLASDHEIDAGDSYFDCVRTARDVALSGRLVTFGILPSEPATGYGYIQAGEAISAAANAILKFVEKPPVETARAMLEAGGYFWNSGMFVFPVRLLSEEFARHAPEAWNAAERAVAKSTRDLDFTRLDAGSFAASPDISIDYAIMEKTVHGAVVPSSFAWSDLGSWDSIWKLGQRDENGNVTDGNATLVNTRNSLVISHNGHLAIQGMDNVAVIASEDAVYVGRLEDSQNVGQLVKLLGARPATARLTEQHPTSYRPWGGYTSILNGDRFQVKRIFVQPDKKLSLQKHHHRSEHWIVVKGTAEVTIGDRVQMLRENESVYIPQGEIHRLANPGKIMLELIEVQTGSYLGEDDIIRIVDEFGRQ; via the coding sequence ATGAGCCAGAAAATTGTTCCCGTAATTATGGCGGGCGGCAAGGGTACGCGGCTGTGGCCACTGTCACGGTCATCGGCCCCCAAACAGTTCATTCGCTTCATCGGCGACCGCACGCTGTTCCAGAAGACACTGGAACGGGTCGCCGACACCGCGCTTTACGAAGCCCCCGTTGTGGTCACCAACGAGGAGTTTCGCTTTCTGGTGGCCGAACAGGCACGTGAAATCGGCATGACGCTGGCCACGATCATCCTGGAACCGGTGGCGCGCAATACCGCCCCCGCCGTTGCCGCCGCCGCCGCCCTGATCCGCACGACGTCGGGCGACACCGCGCTGATGCAGTTGCTCGCCTCCGACCATGAGATCGATGCCGGCGACAGCTATTTCGACTGCGTGCGCACCGCCCGCGACGTGGCCCTGTCCGGCAGGCTCGTCACCTTCGGCATCCTGCCGAGCGAGCCTGCGACCGGCTATGGTTATATCCAGGCAGGTGAGGCCATTTCCGCAGCGGCCAATGCAATCCTGAAATTTGTCGAAAAGCCGCCCGTCGAAACGGCACGCGCCATGCTGGAGGCTGGCGGCTATTTCTGGAATTCCGGCATGTTCGTCTTCCCGGTCCGCCTGCTGTCGGAAGAATTTGCCCGCCATGCGCCAGAGGCCTGGAATGCCGCCGAACGCGCCGTGGCAAAATCCACCCGCGATCTCGATTTTACCCGGCTTGATGCCGGGAGTTTTGCCGCAAGCCCCGATATTTCGATCGACTATGCGATCATGGAAAAGACCGTTCATGGGGCGGTCGTTCCCTCCTCCTTCGCCTGGTCCGACCTCGGCTCCTGGGATTCGATCTGGAAGCTTGGCCAGCGCGATGAAAACGGCAATGTAACGGACGGCAATGCGACCCTGGTCAACACCCGCAATTCGCTGGTCATCTCCCATAACGGCCATCTGGCCATCCAGGGCATGGACAATGTCGCGGTGATCGCCAGCGAGGATGCCGTCTATGTCGGGCGGCTGGAAGACAGCCAGAATGTCGGCCAGCTGGTAAAGCTGCTCGGCGCGCGCCCCGCCACCGCCAGGCTTACCGAACAGCACCCGACCAGCTACCGGCCCTGGGGTGGCTATACCTCGATCCTCAATGGTGACCGCTTCCAGGTGAAGCGGATCTTCGTGCAGCCGGACAAGAAGCTGTCGCTGCAGAAACACCATCACCGTTCCGAACACTGGATCGTCGTCAAGGGTACGGCGGAGGTCACCATCGGCGACCGGGTGCAGATGCTGCGCGAAAACGAATCCGTCTATATCCCGCAGGGCGAGATTCACCGCCTCGCCAATCCCGGCAAGATCATGCTGGAACTGATCGAGGTGCAGACCGGCTCCTATCTCGGCGAGGACGACATCATCCGCATCGTCGATGAATTCGGCAGGCAATAG
- the cobF gene encoding precorrin-6A synthase (deacetylating), which yields MKHILVVGIGTGNPEHLTVQAINALNRADVLFVPTKGAKKADLAGIRRDIIRRYVTNPASRTVEFALPVRRVEGQSYVSGVDEWHRAISEAYIGLLEREVAEGGTCALLVWGDPMLYDSTLRIIERVRASGRVDLDVTVIPGITSIQALCASHRIPLNLVGKPVEITTGRRLQESFPGRCETAVVMLDGEQAFTKVSDPDAKIYWGAYLGTPDEVVISGPVVDCAGEISRVRAEERARHGWIMDIYLLQKGADFDDE from the coding sequence GTGAAACATATTCTGGTGGTGGGGATCGGCACGGGCAATCCCGAACATCTGACGGTGCAGGCGATCAATGCGCTGAACCGCGCCGATGTGCTGTTCGTGCCGACCAAGGGCGCGAAGAAGGCGGATCTTGCGGGCATTCGCCGCGACATCATCCGCCGCTACGTCACCAATCCCGCCAGCCGTACCGTGGAATTCGCACTGCCGGTGCGCCGGGTCGAGGGCCAGTCCTATGTTTCCGGCGTCGATGAATGGCACCGGGCGATTTCAGAGGCCTATATCGGCCTGCTCGAGCGCGAGGTTGCCGAGGGCGGCACCTGCGCCCTGCTGGTCTGGGGCGATCCGATGCTCTATGACAGCACGCTGCGGATCATCGAGCGGGTCAGGGCTTCGGGCAGGGTTGACCTCGATGTCACCGTCATTCCCGGCATCACCTCCATCCAGGCGCTCTGTGCCAGCCACCGCATTCCGCTCAATCTCGTCGGCAAGCCGGTCGAGATCACCACCGGCAGGCGGCTGCAGGAAAGCTTTCCCGGGCGCTGCGAAACGGCGGTCGTCATGCTCGATGGCGAACAGGCCTTCACCAAGGTCAGCGATCCCGACGCGAAGATCTACTGGGGCGCCTATCTCGGCACGCCCGACGAAGTGGTGATATCGGGTCCGGTCGTGGACTGCGCCGGGGAGATCAGCCGGGTGCGCGCCGAGGAGCGGGCCCGCCATGGCTGGATCATGGATATCTACCTGTTGCAGAAGGGTGCCGATTTCGACGACGAATGA